A window of the Tiliqua scincoides isolate rTilSci1 chromosome 5, rTilSci1.hap2, whole genome shotgun sequence genome harbors these coding sequences:
- the LOC136651508 gene encoding uncharacterized protein isoform X1 translates to MEISSSAFQECHVEDTCVLAAHYGPEVEVLARARLPDRKNQRGCWQLTQEFPADIAFGLDNLALAAEWRKNTSMAPCYQSSIEVTALHDHSGYCMPEEAATLKSLVRELKDTVHHQSELILSLQEALETSQKECQDLQEKADAEKWTLLSSLRERISQLEAQNRSLHCEQDQREAKVQHLRKELDASGATVLSLSRQLRGEHKSQAHHGTFSLERIKGSAKWLRFYTGFDEYSRLAAFLDFLLDRKGPEASRESRPHSALSTDNQLFLVLVRLRLGLLLQDLAFRFHISESTASRYWLSWMEFMEQRLRQIPVAYSQRYVNAFKPQRLIQHNNTSLVALDCMELFFEAQGQARGTGEMHRGPRAHYSVRGYALAAPSGFLTFGAGMGEELPILPPFLQAGPVVLTTQQEMAKRQVLSFRSLTDKAFGFRILRVVHPQNMESQVCRAWIISCYLACLLHEPMGLP, encoded by the exons ATGGAGATCAGCAGCTCTGCCTTCCAG GAATGCCATGTTGAGGACACATGCGTTCTTGCTGCCCACTATGGGCCAGAGGTGGAGGTGCTGGCTAGAGCCCGACTGCCTGATCGGAAGAACCAGAGAGGGTGCTGGCAGCTGACGCAGGAATTCCCTG CAGATATTGCCTTTGGCCTTGATAACCTGGCACTTGCAGCAGAGTGGAGGAAAAATACCAGCATGGCACCCTGCTACCAGAGCAGCATAGAGGTGACTGCATTACATGACCATAGTGGCTACTGTATGCCTGAAGAAGCAGCAACATTGAAGAGCCTTGTGAGGGAACTGAAGGATACAGTGCACCATCAAAGTGAGCTCATTCTTAGCCTGCAAGAAGCACTAGAAACCAGCCAGAAAGAGTGTCAGGACCTGCAG GAGAAAGCAGATGCTGAGAAGTGGACTCTCCTCTCCAGCCTCAGAGAGCGCATCTCCCAGCTTGAGGCCCAGAACCGAAGCCTGCACTGTGAGCAGGACCAGCGGGAGGCCAAAGTGCAGCACTTACGCAAGGAGTTGGATGCCAGCGGAGCCACTGTCCTCTCTCTGAGCAGGCAGCTGAGGGGAGAGCACAAGTCTCAAGCCCACCATGGGACCTTCTCCCTCGAGAGAATCAAGGGTAGTGCCAAGTGGCTGAGGTTTTATACAGGCTTTGATGAATACTCCCGCCTCGCTGCCTTTTTGGACTTTCTTCTTGATAGGAAGGGGCCGGAGGCGAGCCGAGAGAGCAGGCCCCACAGTGCCCTCAGCACTGATAACCAGCTCTTCTTGGTGCTTGTCCGGTTGCGCCTGGGGCTGCTTCTTCAGGACCTGGCCTTCCGGTTCCACATCTCAGAATCCACAGCCTCTCGGTACTGGCTTAGCTGGATGGAGTTCATGGAGCAGAGGTTGAGGCAG ATTCCTGTTGCCTACAGCCAGCGCTACGTCAATGCCTTCAAGCCACAGCGGCTGATCCAACATAATAATACATCACTAGTTGCTCTGGACTGTATGGAGCTTTTTTTTGAAGCCCAGGGACAGGCACGAGGCACAGGAGAGATGCACCGGGGTCCTCGGGCCCACTATTCGGTGCGTGGCTATGCCCTGGCTGCACCCAGTGGTTTCCTGACCTTTGGTGCAGGAATGGGTGAGGAATTGCCCATATTGCCCCCATTCCTGCAGGCAGGACCCGTGGTACTGACAACCCAGCAGGAGATGGCCAAGAGGCAAGTGCTGAGCTTCCGTAGCCTCACCGACAAGGCTTTTGGCTTTCGCATACTGCGTGTTGTCCATCCCCAGAACATGGAGAGCCAAGTGTGCAGGGCCTGGATTATTTCTTGCTATCTGGCTTGCCTATTGCATGAACCAATGGGACTTCCCTAG
- the LOC136651508 gene encoding uncharacterized protein isoform X2, giving the protein MEISSSAFQECHVEDTCVLAAHYGPEVEVLARARLPDRKNQRGCWQLTQEFPDIAFGLDNLALAAEWRKNTSMAPCYQSSIEVTALHDHSGYCMPEEAATLKSLVRELKDTVHHQSELILSLQEALETSQKECQDLQEKADAEKWTLLSSLRERISQLEAQNRSLHCEQDQREAKVQHLRKELDASGATVLSLSRQLRGEHKSQAHHGTFSLERIKGSAKWLRFYTGFDEYSRLAAFLDFLLDRKGPEASRESRPHSALSTDNQLFLVLVRLRLGLLLQDLAFRFHISESTASRYWLSWMEFMEQRLRQIPVAYSQRYVNAFKPQRLIQHNNTSLVALDCMELFFEAQGQARGTGEMHRGPRAHYSVRGYALAAPSGFLTFGAGMGEELPILPPFLQAGPVVLTTQQEMAKRQVLSFRSLTDKAFGFRILRVVHPQNMESQVCRAWIISCYLACLLHEPMGLP; this is encoded by the exons ATGGAGATCAGCAGCTCTGCCTTCCAG GAATGCCATGTTGAGGACACATGCGTTCTTGCTGCCCACTATGGGCCAGAGGTGGAGGTGCTGGCTAGAGCCCGACTGCCTGATCGGAAGAACCAGAGAGGGTGCTGGCAGCTGACGCAGGAATTCCCTG ATATTGCCTTTGGCCTTGATAACCTGGCACTTGCAGCAGAGTGGAGGAAAAATACCAGCATGGCACCCTGCTACCAGAGCAGCATAGAGGTGACTGCATTACATGACCATAGTGGCTACTGTATGCCTGAAGAAGCAGCAACATTGAAGAGCCTTGTGAGGGAACTGAAGGATACAGTGCACCATCAAAGTGAGCTCATTCTTAGCCTGCAAGAAGCACTAGAAACCAGCCAGAAAGAGTGTCAGGACCTGCAG GAGAAAGCAGATGCTGAGAAGTGGACTCTCCTCTCCAGCCTCAGAGAGCGCATCTCCCAGCTTGAGGCCCAGAACCGAAGCCTGCACTGTGAGCAGGACCAGCGGGAGGCCAAAGTGCAGCACTTACGCAAGGAGTTGGATGCCAGCGGAGCCACTGTCCTCTCTCTGAGCAGGCAGCTGAGGGGAGAGCACAAGTCTCAAGCCCACCATGGGACCTTCTCCCTCGAGAGAATCAAGGGTAGTGCCAAGTGGCTGAGGTTTTATACAGGCTTTGATGAATACTCCCGCCTCGCTGCCTTTTTGGACTTTCTTCTTGATAGGAAGGGGCCGGAGGCGAGCCGAGAGAGCAGGCCCCACAGTGCCCTCAGCACTGATAACCAGCTCTTCTTGGTGCTTGTCCGGTTGCGCCTGGGGCTGCTTCTTCAGGACCTGGCCTTCCGGTTCCACATCTCAGAATCCACAGCCTCTCGGTACTGGCTTAGCTGGATGGAGTTCATGGAGCAGAGGTTGAGGCAG ATTCCTGTTGCCTACAGCCAGCGCTACGTCAATGCCTTCAAGCCACAGCGGCTGATCCAACATAATAATACATCACTAGTTGCTCTGGACTGTATGGAGCTTTTTTTTGAAGCCCAGGGACAGGCACGAGGCACAGGAGAGATGCACCGGGGTCCTCGGGCCCACTATTCGGTGCGTGGCTATGCCCTGGCTGCACCCAGTGGTTTCCTGACCTTTGGTGCAGGAATGGGTGAGGAATTGCCCATATTGCCCCCATTCCTGCAGGCAGGACCCGTGGTACTGACAACCCAGCAGGAGATGGCCAAGAGGCAAGTGCTGAGCTTCCGTAGCCTCACCGACAAGGCTTTTGGCTTTCGCATACTGCGTGTTGTCCATCCCCAGAACATGGAGAGCCAAGTGTGCAGGGCCTGGATTATTTCTTGCTATCTGGCTTGCCTATTGCATGAACCAATGGGACTTCCCTAG
- the RPL18 gene encoding large ribosomal subunit protein eL18, with translation MGVDIRHNKDRKVRRKEPKSQDIYLRLLVKLYRFLARRTNAKFNKVILKRLFMSRTNRPPLSISRMIRKMKLPGRDNKTAVVVGTVTDDVRIQKIPKLKICALRVTQGARTRILKAGGQIMTFDQLALAAPKGQGTVLLSGPRKARQVYRHFGKAPGTPHSHTKPYVRSKGRKFERARGRRASRGYKN, from the exons GGAGTTGACATCCGCCACAACAAGGACCGGAAGGTTCGGCGCAAGGAGCCCAAGAGTCAGGATATTTACCTTCGCCTCCTGGTCAAG CTCTACAGGTTCCTTGCTCGACGGACCAATGCAAAGTTCAACAAGGTGATACTCAAAAGGCTGTTTATGAGCCGTACCAACCGGCCTCCACTGTCCATATCTCGCATG ATCCGGAAAATGAAGCTCCCAGGCCGAGATAACAAAACTGCTGTGGTAGTGGGTACAGTGACAGATGATGTTCGCATTCAGAAAATCCCCAAGCTTAAG aTTTGTGCCCTCCGAGTGACCCAGGGAGCCCGTACCCGCATCCTGAAAGCTGGGGGCCAGATTATGACTTTTGACCAGTTGGCTTTGGCTGCCCCCAAGGGCCAGGGAACTGTGTTGCTTTCTG GACCCAGGAAGGCTCGTCAAGTCTATCGGCATTTTGGCAAGGCTCCTGGCACTCCACACAGCCACACTAA GCCATACGTCCGATCTAAAGGCCGCAAATTTGAACGGGCTCGAGGTCGCCGTGCCAGTCGAGGCTACAAAAACTAA